A single window of Gossypium arboreum isolate Shixiya-1 chromosome 13, ASM2569848v2, whole genome shotgun sequence DNA harbors:
- the LOC108462219 gene encoding extracellular ribonuclease LE-like: MEKEMKFKCIALINFLVLQCLAILGVSKGFDFFYFVEQWPGSYCDSDKFSCCYPTTGKPAADFSIHGLWPNYRNGSYPQNCDPNNPFNESEIADLISSMRRNWPSLACPSSSGESFWSHEWEKHGTCSESLLDQHSYFQTALTLRQQTNILQSLKSVGIIPDGGSYSLANIKDAIKNRTGYTPWIECNEDSSGNSQLYQVYLCVDSSGSNLIECPVFSKGKCVSEMEFPTF; the protein is encoded by the exons ATGGAAAAGGAAATGAAGTTCAAGTGTATAGCCTTGATCAATTTTTTAGTTTTACAGTGTCTGGCAATTCTTGGTGTTTCAAAGGGTTTTGATTTCTTCTACTTTGTTGAACAA TGGCCAGGATCATACTGTGATTCAGACAAGTTTAGTTGTTGCTACCCTACAACAGGGAAGCCTGCAGCTGATTTCAGCATTCATGGACTTTGGCCTAATTACAGAAATGGATCATACCCTCAAAACTGTGATCCTAACAATCCTTTTAATGAATCTGAG ATAGCGGACCTCATCAGTAGCATGAGGAGGAATTGGCCATCACTAGCTTGTCCAAGCAGCAGTGGAGAAAGCTTTTGGTCTCATGAATGGGAGAAACACGGTACCTGCTCCGAGTCCCTCCTTGATCAACATAGCTACTTCCAAACAGCTCTCACCTTAAGACAACAAACAAATATCCTCCAAAGTCTAAAAAGTGTAG GAATCATTCCAGATGGAGGATCTTATAGCCTTGCCAACATTAAAGATGCTATAAAAAATAGAACTGGTTATACTCCATGGATCGAGTGCAATGAAGACTCATCGGGGAACAGCCAGCTTTACCAGGTGTATTTATGTGTGGACAGTTCGGGGTCAAACCTCATAGAATGCCCTGTATTTTCCAAAGGAAAATGTGTTTCAGAGATGGAATTTCCTACCTTTTAG
- the LOC108461578 gene encoding E3 ubiquitin-protein ligase MPSR1-like, which translates to MASETEAPEISSLFERLLRHRDLYFFLPFILGVSNNSVSRENSENPDQETSQETTSQRERIILVNPFTQGMVVVEGDPNLEALLRGWANKDGQPPASKASIEAMPSVKIGESEDGECVVCLEEWKPGEVVKEMPCKHKFHDECIQKWLVIHGSCPVCRYKMPVDEEDMGKKRDEERSRREIWVSLSFDGSRRTGDSNQVPSTDNEMEG; encoded by the coding sequence ATGGCTTCTGAAACTGAAGCACCTGAAATTTCTTCTTTGTTTGAGAGGTTGTTGAGGCACAgagacctctatttctttctCCCTTTTATCTTGGGTGTCTCTAACAACAGTGTTTCCAGAGAAAACAGTGAAAACCCAGATCAAGAAACCTCACAGGAAACGACTTCCCAACGTGAAAGGATAATCCTTGTCAACCCATTTACTCAAGGTATGGTGGTGGTTGAAGGAGATCCGAATTTGGAGGCTTTGCTACGTGGTTGGGCTAACAAGGATGGCCAGCCGCCTGCTTCAAAAGCATCTATAGAAGCCATGCCAAGTGTGAAAATTGGTGAAAGTGAAGATGGGGAGTGTGTTGTTTGCTTGGAAGAGTGGAAGCCTGGTGAGGTGGTAAAGGAGATGCCTTGCAAGCACAAGTTTCATGATGAGTGCATACAGAAGTGGCTTGTAATTCATGGATCATGCCCTGTTTGCAGGTATAAGATGCCTGTTGATGAAGAAGATATGGGTAAGAAGAGAGATGAGGAGAGGAGTAGAAGGGAGATTTGGGTTAGTCTATCTTTTGATGGTAGTAGGAGAACTGGGGATTCCAATCAAGTCCCTTCAACTGATAATGAGATGGAGGGGTAG
- the LOC108462886 gene encoding myb family transcription factor PHL8-like isoform X4: MRVMGIPGLTLYHLKSHLQKYRLGKSLGNNTDYKEIQSSNGNFIRDTSDGIHGQMNESLQIPQALHMQMEVQRKLHEQIEVQRHLQLRIEAQGKYLQTVLKKAQETLAGYSSSSAGAELARAELSQLVSMVNTGCTSSSFSELTEVGGSSIIERKPMRGTTCSMGSSLTSSESSGRNDKAPLENGNICTQNVELSLMDFLPEKKPLISCASNQANGKKRSVSKVSDGVCVEQPLAKRLELPEEETGGCLRKSGFLELFDLNNQCHNDI, encoded by the exons ATGAGGGTCATGGGGATTCCTGGACTTACTTTGTATCATCTTAAAAGCCATTTACAG AAATACAGGCTGGGGAAAAGCCTTGGGAATAATACAG ATTACAAAGAGATACAGAGCAGTAATGGGAATTTCATTAGGGACACAAGTGATGGAATTCACGGGCAAATGAATGA AAGCTTGCAGATCCCTCAGGCTCTCCACATGCAGATGGAAGTACAACGAAAGCTTCATGAACAGATTGag GTCCAGAGACATTTACAGCTAAGAATTGAAGCTCAAGGAAAGTACTTGCAAACAGTATTAAAGAAAGCACAAGAAACACTGGCTGGATATAGCTCCTCTTCTGCTGGTGCAGAACTTGCTAGAGCTGAACTCTCCCAACTGGTCTCAATGGTTAACACTGGCTGCACAAGTTCTTCGTTTTCGGAACTAACCGAAGTAGGAGGTTCAAGCATAATAGAAAGAAAACCAATGAGGGGTACTACATGTTCCATGGGGAGCTCACTGACATCTTCAGAAAGCTCAGGGCGAAATGACAAGGCACCTCTGGAAAATGGGAATATTTGTACCCAGAATGTTGAACTTTCCTTAATGGATTTTCTCCCAGAAAAAAAGCCTTTAATTAGTTGTGCAAGCAATCAAGCTAACGGAAAGAAAAGAAGTGTGAGTAAGGTTTCTGATGGTGTATGTGTTGAGCAACCACTAGCTAAAAGGTTAGAGCTTCCTGAAGAAGAAACTGGTGGTTGTTTAAGAAAGTCCGGATTCTTGGAATTATTTGATCTCAACAACCAATGCCACAATGACATCTAA
- the LOC108462886 gene encoding myb family transcription factor PHL8-like isoform X1, giving the protein MNLVLSTDAKPRLKWTPELHQRFVDAINQLGGPDKATPKSVMRVMGIPGLTLYHLKSHLQKYRLGKSLGNNTDYKEIQSSNGNFIRDTSDGIHGQMNESLQIPQALHMQMEVQRKLHEQIEVQRHLQLRIEAQGKYLQTVLKKAQETLAGYSSSSAGAELARAELSQLVSMVNTGCTSSSFSELTEVGGSSIIERKPMRGTTCSMGSSLTSSESSGRNDKAPLENGNICTQNVELSLMDFLPEKKPLISCASNQANGKKRSVSKVSDGVCVEQPLAKRLELPEEETGGCLRKSGFLELFDLNNQCHNDI; this is encoded by the exons ATGAATTTGGTTCTCTCTACTGATGCAAAGCCTAGGCTAAAGTGGACACCTGAACTTCATCAAAGATTTGTTGATGCAATCAATCAACTTGGAGGGCCAGACA AAGCAACACCAAAGAGTGTGATGAGGGTCATGGGGATTCCTGGACTTACTTTGTATCATCTTAAAAGCCATTTACAG AAATACAGGCTGGGGAAAAGCCTTGGGAATAATACAG ATTACAAAGAGATACAGAGCAGTAATGGGAATTTCATTAGGGACACAAGTGATGGAATTCACGGGCAAATGAATGA AAGCTTGCAGATCCCTCAGGCTCTCCACATGCAGATGGAAGTACAACGAAAGCTTCATGAACAGATTGag GTCCAGAGACATTTACAGCTAAGAATTGAAGCTCAAGGAAAGTACTTGCAAACAGTATTAAAGAAAGCACAAGAAACACTGGCTGGATATAGCTCCTCTTCTGCTGGTGCAGAACTTGCTAGAGCTGAACTCTCCCAACTGGTCTCAATGGTTAACACTGGCTGCACAAGTTCTTCGTTTTCGGAACTAACCGAAGTAGGAGGTTCAAGCATAATAGAAAGAAAACCAATGAGGGGTACTACATGTTCCATGGGGAGCTCACTGACATCTTCAGAAAGCTCAGGGCGAAATGACAAGGCACCTCTGGAAAATGGGAATATTTGTACCCAGAATGTTGAACTTTCCTTAATGGATTTTCTCCCAGAAAAAAAGCCTTTAATTAGTTGTGCAAGCAATCAAGCTAACGGAAAGAAAAGAAGTGTGAGTAAGGTTTCTGATGGTGTATGTGTTGAGCAACCACTAGCTAAAAGGTTAGAGCTTCCTGAAGAAGAAACTGGTGGTTGTTTAAGAAAGTCCGGATTCTTGGAATTATTTGATCTCAACAACCAATGCCACAATGACATCTAA
- the LOC108462886 gene encoding myb family transcription factor PHL8-like isoform X2 yields the protein MNLVLSTDAKPRLKWTPELHQRFVDAINQLGGPDKATPKSVMRVMGIPGLTLYHLKSHLQKYRLGKSLGNNTDYKEIQSSNGNFIRDTSDGIHGQMNDLQIPQALHMQMEVQRKLHEQIEVQRHLQLRIEAQGKYLQTVLKKAQETLAGYSSSSAGAELARAELSQLVSMVNTGCTSSSFSELTEVGGSSIIERKPMRGTTCSMGSSLTSSESSGRNDKAPLENGNICTQNVELSLMDFLPEKKPLISCASNQANGKKRSVSKVSDGVCVEQPLAKRLELPEEETGGCLRKSGFLELFDLNNQCHNDI from the exons ATGAATTTGGTTCTCTCTACTGATGCAAAGCCTAGGCTAAAGTGGACACCTGAACTTCATCAAAGATTTGTTGATGCAATCAATCAACTTGGAGGGCCAGACA AAGCAACACCAAAGAGTGTGATGAGGGTCATGGGGATTCCTGGACTTACTTTGTATCATCTTAAAAGCCATTTACAG AAATACAGGCTGGGGAAAAGCCTTGGGAATAATACAG ATTACAAAGAGATACAGAGCAGTAATGGGAATTTCATTAGGGACACAAGTGATGGAATTCACGGGCAAATGAATGA CTTGCAGATCCCTCAGGCTCTCCACATGCAGATGGAAGTACAACGAAAGCTTCATGAACAGATTGag GTCCAGAGACATTTACAGCTAAGAATTGAAGCTCAAGGAAAGTACTTGCAAACAGTATTAAAGAAAGCACAAGAAACACTGGCTGGATATAGCTCCTCTTCTGCTGGTGCAGAACTTGCTAGAGCTGAACTCTCCCAACTGGTCTCAATGGTTAACACTGGCTGCACAAGTTCTTCGTTTTCGGAACTAACCGAAGTAGGAGGTTCAAGCATAATAGAAAGAAAACCAATGAGGGGTACTACATGTTCCATGGGGAGCTCACTGACATCTTCAGAAAGCTCAGGGCGAAATGACAAGGCACCTCTGGAAAATGGGAATATTTGTACCCAGAATGTTGAACTTTCCTTAATGGATTTTCTCCCAGAAAAAAAGCCTTTAATTAGTTGTGCAAGCAATCAAGCTAACGGAAAGAAAAGAAGTGTGAGTAAGGTTTCTGATGGTGTATGTGTTGAGCAACCACTAGCTAAAAGGTTAGAGCTTCCTGAAGAAGAAACTGGTGGTTGTTTAAGAAAGTCCGGATTCTTGGAATTATTTGATCTCAACAACCAATGCCACAATGACATCTAA
- the LOC108462886 gene encoding myb family transcription factor PHL8-like isoform X3 produces MVSTKKGSKNTLKWTPELHQRFVDAINQLGGPDKATPKSVMRVMGIPGLTLYHLKSHLQKYRLGKSLGNNTDYKEIQSSNGNFIRDTSDGIHGQMNESLQIPQALHMQMEVQRKLHEQIEVQRHLQLRIEAQGKYLQTVLKKAQETLAGYSSSSAGAELARAELSQLVSMVNTGCTSSSFSELTEVGGSSIIERKPMRGTTCSMGSSLTSSESSGRNDKAPLENGNICTQNVELSLMDFLPEKKPLISCASNQANGKKRSVSKVSDGVCVEQPLAKRLELPEEETGGCLRKSGFLELFDLNNQCHNDI; encoded by the exons ATGGTTTCTACTAAAAAAGGATCAAAAAACAC GCTAAAGTGGACACCTGAACTTCATCAAAGATTTGTTGATGCAATCAATCAACTTGGAGGGCCAGACA AAGCAACACCAAAGAGTGTGATGAGGGTCATGGGGATTCCTGGACTTACTTTGTATCATCTTAAAAGCCATTTACAG AAATACAGGCTGGGGAAAAGCCTTGGGAATAATACAG ATTACAAAGAGATACAGAGCAGTAATGGGAATTTCATTAGGGACACAAGTGATGGAATTCACGGGCAAATGAATGA AAGCTTGCAGATCCCTCAGGCTCTCCACATGCAGATGGAAGTACAACGAAAGCTTCATGAACAGATTGag GTCCAGAGACATTTACAGCTAAGAATTGAAGCTCAAGGAAAGTACTTGCAAACAGTATTAAAGAAAGCACAAGAAACACTGGCTGGATATAGCTCCTCTTCTGCTGGTGCAGAACTTGCTAGAGCTGAACTCTCCCAACTGGTCTCAATGGTTAACACTGGCTGCACAAGTTCTTCGTTTTCGGAACTAACCGAAGTAGGAGGTTCAAGCATAATAGAAAGAAAACCAATGAGGGGTACTACATGTTCCATGGGGAGCTCACTGACATCTTCAGAAAGCTCAGGGCGAAATGACAAGGCACCTCTGGAAAATGGGAATATTTGTACCCAGAATGTTGAACTTTCCTTAATGGATTTTCTCCCAGAAAAAAAGCCTTTAATTAGTTGTGCAAGCAATCAAGCTAACGGAAAGAAAAGAAGTGTGAGTAAGGTTTCTGATGGTGTATGTGTTGAGCAACCACTAGCTAAAAGGTTAGAGCTTCCTGAAGAAGAAACTGGTGGTTGTTTAAGAAAGTCCGGATTCTTGGAATTATTTGATCTCAACAACCAATGCCACAATGACATCTAA